The Clostridium chauvoei genome has a window encoding:
- a CDS encoding IS256 family transposase, whose translation MTRKIDTNFDYNEEIKRCKTIDDVMGKNGLIQRLVKDVLENILEGEMEEHLGRNKYERVEAVDQTKKNYRNGYSRKNLRSSFGDVDLDVPRDRNAEFEPQIIKKYETVCTELDKKIISLYAKGMSTSDIQAEIEDLYGITISPSMVSKITDKVLASAAEWQNRVLDKIYPIVYLDAMYFKVRSNGKIVNKAVYICLGYTMEGYKDILGIWVDEAEGAKFWLGICNDLKNRGVKEILIACMDGLKGLPQAIKTVFPSVNIQTCIVHQIRNSIKYIASKDKKAFMKDLKEVYKATTEELALAQLDNLKERWGDKYGIVIDSWYNNWSNLSTFFDFSPTIRKMIYTTNILEGFNRQIRKFTKVRVIFPTDESLNKCVYLATMEILEKWTQPIHNWGATLAELSIIFEDQLKDELA comes from the coding sequence ATGACAAGAAAAATTGATACCAACTTTGATTACAATGAGGAAATTAAAAGATGTAAAACAATCGATGATGTAATGGGTAAAAACGGATTAATACAAAGATTAGTTAAAGATGTCCTTGAAAATATATTAGAAGGTGAAATGGAAGAACATCTAGGAAGAAATAAATATGAACGTGTAGAAGCAGTTGATCAAACTAAGAAGAACTACAGGAATGGTTATAGTCGCAAGAATTTAAGAAGTTCCTTCGGTGACGTCGACCTAGACGTACCCCGTGATAGAAATGCTGAATTTGAGCCACAAATTATAAAAAAATATGAAACTGTGTGTACTGAGTTAGATAAAAAGATTATATCTTTATATGCTAAAGGTATGTCAACATCTGATATTCAGGCTGAAATTGAAGACTTATATGGAATAACTATATCACCATCGATGGTATCTAAAATAACTGATAAAGTGCTTGCTAGCGCCGCCGAATGGCAAAATAGAGTATTAGATAAAATATATCCAATAGTTTATTTAGATGCTATGTACTTTAAAGTTAGAAGTAATGGAAAGATAGTTAACAAGGCTGTCTATATATGCTTAGGATACACTATGGAAGGATATAAAGATATTTTAGGTATATGGGTTGATGAAGCAGAAGGTGCTAAATTCTGGTTAGGAATTTGCAATGATTTAAAAAATAGAGGTGTAAAAGAAATTTTAATTGCTTGTATGGATGGATTAAAAGGTCTTCCACAAGCTATAAAAACAGTATTTCCATCAGTAAATATTCAAACATGTATTGTTCATCAAATAAGAAATTCAATAAAATACATAGCTTCAAAAGATAAAAAAGCATTTATGAAAGATTTGAAGGAGGTTTATAAGGCTACAACAGAGGAACTTGCGTTAGCACAGCTAGATAATTTAAAGGAGAGATGGGGAGATAAATATGGAATAGTAATAGATTCCTGGTATAACAATTGGAGTAACCTTTCAACATTTTTTGACTTCTCTCCAACTATAAGAAAGATGATTTATACTACAAATATCTTAGAGGGTTTTAATCGTCAAATACGTAAATTCACTAAAGTTAGAGTCATATTCCCAACTGATGAATCTTTAAATAAGTGTGTTTACTTAGCAACAATGGAGATACTAGAAAAATGGACTCAACCTATACATAATTGGGGTGCTACGCTAGCGGAGCTATCAATAATATTTGAAGATCAATTAAAAGATGAATTAGCTTAA
- a CDS encoding tetratricopeptide repeat protein, which translates to MDYFNEGNKFYNLKDYKNAISCYKKSIDKYDNTACSFYNCGVCYIKLKDFDNAISMIKGALEIQKESKYFFNLAYCYAMKQESNKALIYFNIAWSLDDSDIDCEKAINLIISKKKKAL; encoded by the coding sequence GTGGATTATTTTAATGAAGGTAATAAATTTTACAATTTAAAAGATTATAAAAATGCTATTAGTTGTTATAAAAAATCTATTGATAAATATGATAATACAGCTTGCTCCTTCTATAACTGTGGAGTTTGCTATATAAAATTGAAAGATTTCGATAATGCTATTTCTATGATAAAAGGAGCTTTAGAAATTCAAAAAGAAAGTAAATACTTTTTTAATCTAGCATATTGTTATGCTATGAAACAAGAATCTAATAAAGCTTTAATATATTTTAATATAGCATGGTCTTTAGATGATAGCGATATAGACTGTGAAAAAGCTATTAATTTAATTATATCTAAAAAAAAGAAAGCCTTATAA
- a CDS encoding carbohydrate kinase family protein has product MINKNPYRLLLGASIVDIIGFSRKKYSPKDSIPGNIKISLGGVCRNIAENLARVNVNTEFISILGDDEQGRNILDNARKIGYNMNNSLILKDEYTPTYMAILNEDGEMESAIVDMDSIEKMDTSFIDSKADIIKNAEYTILDADNPELMKYILEKFHGQTKFILDPVSASKAAKVKHLIKYFHTIKPNRLETEMLCGFKINGTEDLKKAGEYFNSLGVENIFISLDEDGIYYKSPKEEGRIASSKVKVKNVTGAGDSFVAGIGYGYMNGISLKETVKYAITMSVITISHEENINPDMSESYVNEFIDTIQWRENF; this is encoded by the coding sequence ATGATAAATAAAAATCCTTATAGATTATTATTAGGAGCCTCTATAGTAGATATTATAGGTTTTAGTAGAAAAAAATATAGTCCTAAGGATTCTATTCCAGGAAATATAAAAATATCTTTAGGCGGTGTATGTAGAAATATTGCAGAAAATTTAGCTAGAGTTAATGTTAATACTGAATTCATTTCTATATTAGGAGATGATGAACAAGGAAGAAACATATTAGATAACGCAAGAAAAATTGGATATAATATGAATAATTCTTTAATATTAAAGGATGAATATACACCTACATATATGGCTATTTTGAATGAAGATGGAGAAATGGAATCAGCGATAGTTGATATGGATAGCATAGAGAAAATGGATACTTCTTTTATTGATTCTAAAGCTGATATAATAAAGAATGCAGAATATACTATATTAGATGCAGATAATCCAGAGTTAATGAAGTATATTTTAGAAAAATTTCATGGCCAAACGAAATTTATTTTAGATCCAGTTTCAGCTAGTAAAGCAGCTAAAGTAAAACACTTAATTAAATATTTCCATACAATAAAACCTAATAGATTAGAAACAGAAATGTTATGTGGATTTAAAATTAATGGAACTGAAGATTTAAAAAAGGCTGGAGAATATTTTAACAGTTTAGGAGTTGAAAATATTTTTATAAGTCTTGATGAAGATGGAATTTATTATAAAAGTCCTAAAGAAGAAGGAAGAATAGCATCTTCTAAAGTTAAAGTTAAAAATGTAACAGGTGCAGGAGATTCTTTTGTTGCAGGTATTGGATATGGATATATGAATGGAATTTCTTTAAAAGAAACTGTAAAATATGCAATTACTATGTCAGTAATTACTATATCTCATGAAGAAAATATAAATCCTGATATGAGTGAATCTTATGTAAATGAGTTTATTGATACAATACAATGGAGAGAAAACTTTTAA
- a CDS encoding CPC_1213 family protein: MSAKSKNSHKKHVNHNPQVESVKACFGEPKAKEHDKKDFKI; this comes from the coding sequence ATGAGTGCTAAAAGTAAAAATAGTCATAAAAAGCATGTAAATCATAATCCGCAAGTAGAAAGTGTTAAAGCATGTTTTGGAGAGCCAAAAGCAAAAGAACATGATAAAAAAGACTTTAAGATTTAG
- a CDS encoding valine--tRNA ligase yields MTENKNLSTTYNPKEFEERIYKTWEEKKYFTPVVDKNKKPFSIVMPPPNITGKLHLGHALDNTLQDMLIRFKRMQGYCTLWLPGQDHASIATEVKVENELLKKGLVKKEMGREAFLEKVWEWTDEYRERIRTQLKKMGCSADFTREAFTMDENLDKAVKHVFVKLYNEGLIYQGNRITNWCPKCTTALSDAEIEYQEQEGNFWHINYPLVDGSGYLEIATTRPETLLGDTAVAVNPNDERFKDLIGKKLRLPLTDREIPIVADEYVDIEFGTGAVKITPAHDPNDYEVGKRHGLKEIKIMDDHGVINELGGKYQGLDRYEARRQMVKDLEDEGLLVKVKPHVHNVGTHDRCGTVIEPIISKQWYVKMESLAKPALDVVKNKETKFVPERFEKTYFNWMENIQDWCISRQLWWGHRIPVWYCNECQEIIVSEETPCSCPKCSSKNLRQETDVLDTWFSSALWPFSTLGWPNKTEDLEYFYPTNVLVTGYDIIFFWVARMVFSGLHNMGETPFDTVLIHGIIRDSQGRKMSKSLGNGVDPLEVIETYGADALRFMLVTGNAPGNDIRYFPERVEAARNFANKIWNASRFVMMNLDRETMDKYKDDKDYSLADKWILSHLNTLVKEVTENMDKYELGIALQKVYDFMWTEFCDWYIELVKPVLYGEDEKQKGIVYNVLYNVLSTGLKLLHPVMPFITEEIYTTLTDGETITISAWPEFNGAIKDDKAEKDMSYIIEAIKGLRNVRAEMNVPPSRKAKVISYITEEAKDAFVAGASYIEKLASASEVTFIQDKSEVPANAVSLVVKGGELFMPLLDLVDKEKELERLNKEMKKLKGEVERIDKKLSNQGFVAKAPEAVINGEKEKRIKYQEMLDAVLVRIDALK; encoded by the coding sequence ATGACAGAAAACAAGAACTTATCCACAACATATAATCCTAAAGAATTTGAAGAAAGAATTTATAAAACTTGGGAAGAAAAAAAATATTTCACTCCTGTAGTTGATAAAAATAAGAAGCCTTTTTCAATAGTTATGCCACCACCAAATATAACAGGAAAACTTCATTTAGGTCATGCATTAGATAATACATTACAAGATATGTTAATAAGATTTAAGAGAATGCAAGGTTACTGTACGCTGTGGCTTCCAGGTCAAGATCATGCAAGTATAGCTACTGAAGTTAAGGTTGAAAATGAACTTCTTAAAAAAGGTTTAGTTAAAAAAGAAATGGGCAGAGAAGCCTTCTTAGAAAAAGTATGGGAATGGACTGATGAATACAGAGAAAGAATAAGAACTCAGCTTAAGAAAATGGGATGTTCAGCAGATTTTACTAGAGAAGCATTTACAATGGATGAAAATCTAGATAAAGCTGTTAAGCATGTATTTGTTAAGTTATATAATGAAGGTCTTATTTATCAAGGAAATAGAATAACTAACTGGTGTCCAAAGTGTACAACAGCTTTATCAGATGCAGAAATAGAATATCAAGAACAAGAAGGTAACTTCTGGCACATAAACTATCCATTAGTTGATGGAAGTGGATATTTAGAAATTGCAACTACAAGACCAGAAACATTACTTGGAGATACAGCTGTAGCAGTTAATCCAAATGATGAAAGATTTAAAGATTTAATTGGAAAAAAATTAAGATTACCATTAACAGATAGAGAAATTCCAATAGTTGCTGATGAATATGTAGATATAGAATTTGGAACAGGAGCTGTTAAGATAACACCTGCTCATGATCCTAATGACTATGAAGTTGGTAAGAGACATGGTTTAAAAGAAATAAAAATAATGGATGACCATGGTGTTATTAATGAATTAGGTGGAAAATACCAAGGTTTAGATAGATATGAAGCTAGACGTCAAATGGTTAAGGATTTAGAAGATGAAGGATTATTAGTTAAAGTTAAACCTCATGTTCACAATGTAGGAACTCATGATAGATGTGGTACTGTAATAGAACCAATTATATCTAAACAATGGTATGTTAAAATGGAATCTTTAGCAAAACCAGCTCTTGACGTTGTAAAGAATAAAGAAACTAAATTTGTTCCAGAAAGATTTGAAAAAACATATTTCAATTGGATGGAAAATATTCAAGATTGGTGTATATCAAGACAATTATGGTGGGGACATAGAATTCCAGTTTGGTACTGTAATGAATGTCAAGAGATAATAGTATCAGAAGAAACACCTTGTAGTTGTCCAAAATGTTCATCAAAGAATTTAAGACAAGAAACAGATGTTTTAGATACATGGTTCTCATCAGCTTTATGGCCTTTCTCAACATTAGGTTGGCCAAATAAAACAGAAGATTTAGAGTATTTCTATCCAACAAATGTATTAGTAACAGGCTATGATATAATATTCTTCTGGGTAGCTAGAATGGTATTCTCAGGTCTTCATAATATGGGAGAAACACCTTTTGATACAGTATTAATTCATGGAATCATAAGAGATTCACAAGGTAGAAAAATGAGTAAATCTCTTGGTAATGGGGTAGACCCACTAGAAGTTATAGAAACTTATGGAGCAGATGCTTTAAGATTTATGTTAGTTACAGGAAATGCTCCAGGAAATGATATAAGATATTTCCCAGAAAGAGTTGAAGCTGCAAGAAACTTTGCAAATAAAATCTGGAATGCATCAAGATTTGTTATGATGAACTTAGATAGAGAAACCATGGATAAATACAAAGATGACAAAGATTATAGTTTAGCAGATAAATGGATATTGTCACATTTAAACACATTAGTTAAAGAAGTAACAGAAAATATGGATAAATACGAATTAGGAATTGCTCTTCAAAAGGTTTATGACTTTATGTGGACTGAATTCTGTGATTGGTATATAGAACTTGTTAAACCAGTATTATATGGAGAAGATGAAAAACAAAAAGGTATAGTTTATAATGTACTTTATAATGTTCTTAGCACAGGACTTAAGTTACTTCATCCTGTAATGCCATTTATTACAGAAGAAATATATACTACTTTAACAGATGGAGAAACAATAACAATTTCAGCTTGGCCAGAATTTAATGGAGCGATAAAGGATGATAAGGCAGAAAAAGATATGTCATATATCATAGAAGCTATCAAGGGATTAAGAAATGTAAGAGCTGAAATGAATGTACCACCATCAAGAAAAGCTAAGGTAATTAGTTATATAACAGAAGAAGCTAAGGATGCTTTTGTGGCAGGCGCAAGTTATATTGAAAAATTAGCTTCAGCATCAGAGGTTACATTTATACAAGATAAATCAGAAGTTCCAGCAAATGCAGTATCTTTAGTTGTTAAAGGTGGAGAATTATTTATGCCACTTTTAGATTTAGTAGATAAAGAAAAGGAACTAGAAAGATTAAATAAAGAAATGAAGAAGCTTAAAGGGGAAGTAGAAAGAATAGATAAAAAACTTTCAAACCAAGGCTTCGTAGCTAAAGCTCCAGAAGCAGTAATTAATGGAGAAAAAGAGAAGAGAATAAAATATCAAGAAATGCTTGATGCAGTTTTAGTAAGAATTGATGCATTAAAATAA
- a CDS encoding bifunctional folylpolyglutamate synthase/dihydrofolate synthase has protein sequence MKYEEAMKYITEVGNFGSNYGLDRTYKLLEFLGNPQKELKLIHIAGTNGKGSTTAMISKILVGHGYKVGMYTSPFLEEFEERIQINGENIPKNTLSKLMDEVKAAVDRVIKEGYNHPTEFEIITCLMYLYFYREKIDFGIIEVGLGGRLDSTNVITPILSIITSISFDHVNLLGNSLQNIAKEKAGIIKENIPVVIYPQEKVVFEVIKNKCMELNAPLYTIFEEDYKLVDIIKEREHYQVINVKLENENFNIDLPLLGEHQILNLAIVIKALEILKRKYMLKISKEIIKTSLKDITWKGRLEVMRDNPLIVIDGAHNIQGITTLKKNIEKYFTYKNLYLILGILADKDIEEMVKVIVPMAKKIYAVTPNSTRAELSEDLRREVIKYNSNCMSYEDYNNALKEALKESNKEDLIIASGSLYMIGDMRKLIRNIL, from the coding sequence ATGAAATATGAAGAAGCAATGAAATATATAACGGAAGTAGGTAATTTTGGTTCGAATTATGGCTTAGATAGAACATATAAATTATTAGAATTTCTAGGGAATCCTCAAAAGGAGTTAAAATTAATTCATATAGCAGGAACTAATGGAAAAGGTTCAACTACGGCAATGATTAGTAAAATACTAGTTGGACATGGATATAAGGTTGGCATGTATACATCACCATTTTTAGAAGAATTTGAGGAACGAATTCAAATAAATGGAGAAAATATTCCTAAAAATACTTTGTCTAAACTTATGGATGAAGTTAAAGCAGCAGTGGACAGAGTAATAAAAGAAGGTTATAATCATCCTACTGAATTTGAAATAATAACTTGTTTAATGTATTTATATTTTTATAGAGAAAAAATTGATTTTGGTATAATTGAAGTTGGGCTTGGGGGAAGATTGGATTCTACTAATGTTATAACACCAATACTTTCAATTATAACATCTATTAGTTTTGATCATGTTAATCTTCTAGGTAATTCTCTACAAAATATAGCTAAAGAAAAGGCAGGGATAATCAAAGAGAATATTCCGGTAGTTATATATCCTCAGGAAAAGGTAGTATTTGAAGTTATTAAAAATAAATGTATGGAACTTAATGCACCACTATATACTATATTTGAAGAAGATTATAAATTAGTAGATATAATAAAAGAGAGAGAACATTATCAAGTAATAAATGTAAAATTAGAAAATGAAAATTTTAATATTGATTTACCGTTGTTAGGAGAACATCAAATATTAAATTTAGCTATAGTTATTAAAGCTCTAGAAATATTAAAAAGAAAGTATATGTTAAAAATTTCCAAGGAAATAATAAAGACTTCTTTAAAAGATATTACTTGGAAAGGTAGATTAGAGGTTATGAGAGATAATCCATTAATTGTAATAGATGGAGCTCATAATATACAAGGTATAACTACTTTAAAAAAGAATATAGAAAAGTACTTTACATATAAAAATTTATACTTGATTTTAGGAATATTGGCAGATAAAGATATAGAAGAAATGGTAAAGGTAATAGTACCTATGGCCAAAAAAATATATGCAGTAACTCCAAATTCAACAAGAGCTGAATTGAGTGAGGATTTAAGAAGAGAAGTTATAAAATATAATTCTAATTGTATGTCTTATGAAGATTATAATAATGCTTTAAAAGAAGCTTTAAAGGAATCTAATAAAGAGGATTTAATAATAGCCTCAGGATCTTTATATATGATAGGTGATATGAGAAAACTTATTAGAAATATCTTATAG
- the deoD gene encoding purine-nucleoside phosphorylase, whose translation MATHLHIMANEGDIAETVLLPGDPLRAKFIAETYLENPVCYNTVRGMYGYTGTYKGKKVSVQGTGMGLPSHSIYVNELIRFYGAKRLIRIGSAGSMNENVNVRDIVLAQSASTNSGINKRRFKGMDYAPTANFELLLEAYNKGKEKGLDIKVGNVLSSDLFYDDTDVGIKLWADYGCLAVEMESAELYTVAAKYGVEALSILTISDHIFKGIETTPEERQKSFTDMMEIALELAK comes from the coding sequence ATGGCGACACATTTACACATCATGGCAAATGAGGGAGATATAGCAGAAACAGTATTACTTCCAGGGGATCCATTAAGAGCAAAATTTATAGCAGAAACATATTTAGAAAATCCAGTATGTTATAATACTGTTAGAGGGATGTATGGATATACAGGAACTTACAAAGGAAAAAAAGTTTCCGTACAAGGAACAGGAATGGGATTACCATCACATTCTATTTATGTAAATGAATTAATTAGATTTTATGGTGCTAAAAGACTTATTAGAATAGGGTCAGCAGGTTCTATGAATGAAAATGTTAATGTTAGAGATATAGTTTTAGCTCAAAGTGCTTCAACTAATTCAGGGATAAATAAAAGAAGATTTAAGGGTATGGATTATGCTCCAACAGCCAATTTTGAACTTTTATTAGAAGCTTATAATAAGGGAAAAGAAAAGGGTTTAGATATAAAGGTAGGTAATGTTTTATCATCTGATCTTTTTTATGATGACACAGATGTTGGCATTAAGCTTTGGGCTGATTATGGATGTTTAGCAGTTGAAATGGAATCAGCTGAATTATATACAGTAGCTGCTAAATACGGAGTAGAAGCTTTATCAATTTTAACAATTTCAGACCATATATTTAAGGGGATTGAAACAACTCCAGAAGAAAGACAAAAAAGTTTTACAGATATGATGGAAATTGCCCTTGAATTAGCGAAATAA
- a CDS encoding N-acetylmuramoyl-L-alanine amidase, giving the protein MIRKTKGILVKDKWWNYLFIVMLIIAVLCTINYFRYDIMNIYKVSYRKMYQKNLAEDKLNEIRNNLNIQDIDYEWGEELNYVNVPKKIIYHHAAANGFTAESIHESHKKKGWGGIGYHYYIRKDGTIYSGRPETAEGAHTKGKNKESIGICLEGNFEEDRLSLEQLESLYELSVYIGLKYDIYEIVGHRDQWNTLCPGKNFPVESIAKKVVNGIRDFDVEENKIIPILE; this is encoded by the coding sequence GTGATTAGAAAAACTAAAGGTATATTAGTTAAAGATAAGTGGTGGAATTACTTATTTATAGTTATGCTAATTATAGCTGTTTTATGTACTATAAATTATTTTAGATATGATATTATGAATATTTATAAGGTTAGTTATAGGAAAATGTATCAAAAAAATTTAGCAGAAGATAAGTTAAATGAGATAAGAAATAACCTTAATATTCAAGATATAGATTATGAATGGGGAGAGGAATTAAACTATGTAAATGTTCCTAAAAAAATAATATATCATCATGCTGCGGCTAATGGATTTACAGCCGAAAGCATACATGAATCTCATAAGAAAAAAGGATGGGGAGGAATAGGATATCATTATTATATTAGAAAAGATGGAACTATATATAGTGGAAGACCAGAAACAGCAGAAGGAGCTCATACAAAAGGAAAAAACAAAGAGTCTATTGGCATATGCTTAGAAGGTAATTTTGAGGAAGATAGATTAAGTTTAGAACAGTTAGAAAGCCTTTATGAGTTATCAGTATATATAGGGTTAAAATACGATATATATGAAATCGTTGGGCATAGGGATCAGTGGAATACTCTTTGTCCAGGAAAAAACTTTCCAGTAGAATCTATAGCTAAAAAAGTTGTTAATGGTATTAGAGATTTTGATGTAGAAGAAAATAAGATTATACCAATTTTAGAATAA
- a CDS encoding DEAD/DEAH box helicase, protein MNNFNELKLNSDIVKALEKQQINIPTDIQMRAIPSLLENKDLIGEAHTGSGKTLAYLLPIFEKVNSEKREMQSIILAPTHELVKQIEEQIKLLANNSGYPITSLAIMGDVNIDRQIKKIKETKPHIIVGSPGRVLDLIRKKKITAHTIKTIVIDEGDNLLDKNNSKVILDIVKSTMRDRQLMVFSATISENTMKVAKGLMEDPIIIKESKVPQLNPNLTHMYVEGDRRDKFEILRKLIAAINPKKSIVFVNNSIDIDIITQKLNYHGKPAFNISSHISKEARQKSLQDFRSGKINILVSSDLSARGLDIPDVTHIFNLDFPVNANDYLHRAGRTARGESEGVAISIATGKDLAGIRVYEREFNIKIHPMKIYNGKLMDIK, encoded by the coding sequence ATGAATAATTTTAATGAACTTAAATTAAATTCAGATATAGTAAAGGCTTTAGAAAAACAACAAATAAATATTCCAACAGATATACAAATGAGAGCTATACCATCATTACTTGAAAATAAAGATTTAATTGGAGAAGCACATACAGGAAGTGGGAAAACTTTAGCATATTTATTACCTATCTTTGAAAAGGTTAATAGTGAAAAAAGAGAGATGCAAAGTATAATTCTAGCTCCAACTCACGAACTAGTTAAGCAAATAGAAGAACAAATTAAGCTTTTAGCAAATAATTCAGGATATCCTATAACATCATTAGCTATAATGGGAGATGTTAATATTGATAGACAAATTAAAAAAATTAAAGAAACAAAACCACATATAATTGTTGGTTCTCCAGGAAGAGTACTAGATCTTATAAGAAAGAAAAAAATCACTGCACATACTATAAAAACTATAGTAATAGATGAAGGTGATAATTTATTAGATAAAAACAACTCAAAAGTTATATTAGATATAGTAAAGTCTACTATGAGAGATAGACAGCTTATGGTTTTCTCTGCTACAATAAGCGAAAATACTATGAAGGTAGCAAAAGGATTAATGGAAGATCCTATAATAATTAAAGAAAGTAAAGTTCCTCAATTAAATCCTAACCTTACACATATGTATGTAGAAGGGGATAGAAGAGATAAGTTTGAAATATTAAGAAAACTTATAGCTGCAATAAACCCTAAAAAATCTATAGTATTTGTAAATAATAGTATAGATATAGACATAATAACTCAAAAGCTAAATTATCATGGAAAACCAGCTTTCAATATTTCATCACATATATCAAAAGAAGCTAGACAAAAATCACTTCAGGATTTTAGAAGTGGAAAAATAAATATATTAGTATCATCAGATCTTTCAGCAAGAGGATTAGATATTCCAGATGTTACACATATATTTAATTTAGATTTCCCTGTTAATGCAAATGATTATCTACATAGAGCAGGTAGAACTGCAAGAGGAGAAAGTGAAGGGGTAGCTATATCAATAGCAACAGGAAAGGACTTAGCTGGTATAAGAGTTTATGAAAGAGAATTTAATATAAAGATACATCCAATGAAGATTTACAATGGAAAACTTATGGATATAAAATAA
- a CDS encoding TIGR03905 family TSCPD domain-containing protein, with translation MFVYKTSGVCSTEIHIDVEDNKIKNVEFVRGCPGNLFGISSLVKGMEIDSAIAKLKGIKCGNKDTSCPDQLAKALEELKNL, from the coding sequence ATGTTTGTATATAAAACAAGTGGGGTATGTTCAACTGAAATTCATATAGATGTTGAAGATAACAAAATAAAAAATGTTGAATTTGTAAGAGGTTGTCCTGGAAATTTATTTGGAATTTCAAGTTTAGTAAAAGGAATGGAAATAGATTCTGCCATCGCTAAGTTAAAAGGTATAAAATGTGGAAATAAGGATACTTCTTGCCCTGATCAATTAGCTAAAGCTTTAGAAGAGCTTAAAAACTTATAA
- a CDS encoding YncE family protein — translation MNSVVVCNTGSDSISKINISDLSLENLSLDFEEKPIGPHGIYAVNNKIYTANNYNNSISIINGNTFKEEKSIYIGPYPNDIVTLKDKLYITCGEGNTLIVYDGVGEKILFEVPVGKWPHNIAIYKEAQMLFVSNLEGNSLSVIDGIDNKVIKTISTLEYPTKVIVSKDKSKLYVCESYIGEDTCGYIEIFSTRDLMPIKRIKVGKSPLDMCDDGKNLFVSNFSEGTISIVDTEALKEVKKIYIGSMPKGILKYDDNLFIGDYLKGRFISLDLKTEKIKAITIGKEPNAMTLY, via the coding sequence ATGAATTCTGTAGTAGTATGTAATACTGGAAGTGATTCTATCTCAAAAATAAATATTTCAGATTTATCACTAGAAAATTTGTCCTTAGATTTTGAGGAGAAACCTATAGGGCCACATGGTATATATGCAGTAAATAATAAAATATATACAGCTAATAATTATAATAACTCTATATCTATAATAAATGGTAATACATTTAAGGAAGAAAAATCTATATATATAGGACCATATCCTAATGACATAGTAACTTTAAAAGATAAACTTTATATAACTTGTGGAGAAGGGAATACTTTGATTGTTTATGATGGTGTAGGAGAAAAAATATTATTTGAAGTTCCAGTTGGTAAATGGCCACATAATATAGCTATTTATAAAGAAGCTCAGATGCTATTTGTATCAAATTTAGAAGGAAATTCTTTATCAGTTATTGATGGTATTGATAATAAGGTTATAAAAACAATTTCTACTTTAGAATACCCAACGAAGGTTATAGTATCTAAAGATAAAAGTAAACTTTATGTTTGTGAAAGCTATATAGGGGAAGACACTTGTGGTTATATAGAAATATTTTCAACTAGAGATTTAATGCCAATAAAAAGAATAAAAGTAGGTAAATCTCCTTTAGATATGTGTGATGATGGGAAAAATTTATTTGTATCTAATTTTAGTGAAGGAACTATAAGTATTGTAGATACAGAAGCATTAAAAGAAGTTAAGAAAATATATATAGGTAGTATGCCAAAGGGGATATTAAAGTATGATGATAATCTATTTATTGGAGATTATTTAAAAGGAAGATTTATTTCATTAGATTTAAAAACTGAAAAAATAAAAGCCATAACAATAGGGAAAGAACCTAATGCTATGACTTTATATTAA